In the genome of Leptospira koniambonensis, one region contains:
- a CDS encoding FMN-binding glutamate synthase family protein, translated as MSEELLIEYLNLIDEHAWLFWSGVVFLFLLCVFIHDIFQKKHTIKHNFPIVGHIRYLFEKIGPELRQYWVANDKEEMPFNRAERSWVYATAKMQNNNFGFGTTELLYDAGYPIIKHSAFPFPENKAKFIEADSSMIPSLKVMGEFRNRKKLYRPASVVNISAMSYGSLGERAVSSLNKGAKIARCYHNTGEGGLSPYHNFGADVVWQLGTGYFGARDEKGKFSLDHFLKRLDANPNVRAIEIKLSQGAKPGKGGILPGAKVTKEIAEIRGIQPGQDCISPNGHTEFNDVKSLIDFIEKLASTSGLPVGIKSAVGESKFWEELASRMKETGQGPDFITIDGGEGGTGAAPLTFTDHVSLPFKVGFARVYKIFQKYEIADRIVWIGSGKLGFPDRAIVAFAMGCDLIHVARETMMSIGCIQAQKCHTGHCPAGVATQSKWLQAGLDVEQKAKRAANYIKGFRKELLSVAHACGYEHPLQFTGNDIEIGAGQNRFRTLTEVLEYERTPIKFSTMMDYTSNITALG; from the coding sequence ATGTCCGAAGAACTGTTGATAGAATATCTAAACTTAATAGATGAACACGCTTGGCTTTTTTGGTCGGGGGTCGTTTTTCTTTTTTTACTCTGCGTTTTTATCCATGATATATTCCAGAAAAAACATACGATCAAACATAACTTTCCAATCGTAGGTCATATCAGATATCTATTCGAAAAAATAGGACCGGAACTCAGGCAATATTGGGTGGCTAATGATAAGGAAGAAATGCCTTTTAATAGGGCGGAAAGATCCTGGGTTTATGCCACAGCAAAAATGCAAAATAATAATTTCGGATTTGGGACTACCGAATTATTATACGATGCAGGCTACCCTATCATCAAACATTCTGCCTTCCCCTTCCCTGAAAACAAAGCAAAATTTATAGAAGCTGATAGTTCTATGATCCCTTCTCTCAAAGTAATGGGAGAATTCAGGAACAGAAAAAAATTATATAGACCTGCATCGGTTGTAAATATCTCCGCAATGTCTTATGGATCTTTGGGCGAAAGAGCCGTATCTTCCTTAAACAAAGGAGCAAAGATAGCACGTTGTTATCATAATACAGGGGAAGGTGGACTTTCTCCTTATCATAATTTCGGAGCAGATGTTGTATGGCAACTAGGTACGGGGTACTTCGGTGCCAGGGACGAAAAAGGTAAATTTTCCTTAGATCATTTTTTAAAACGTTTAGATGCAAATCCAAATGTCAGAGCAATAGAGATTAAACTTTCTCAAGGCGCTAAACCCGGAAAAGGAGGGATCTTGCCTGGAGCAAAAGTCACTAAAGAGATCGCAGAGATCAGAGGAATTCAACCTGGACAGGATTGTATTTCGCCTAATGGACATACTGAATTTAATGATGTAAAAAGTCTGATCGACTTTATAGAAAAATTAGCATCCACCTCCGGACTTCCTGTAGGGATTAAAAGTGCAGTGGGAGAATCTAAATTTTGGGAAGAACTTGCGAGCCGGATGAAAGAAACGGGCCAAGGTCCTGATTTCATCACGATCGATGGAGGAGAAGGAGGAACAGGAGCAGCACCTTTAACTTTTACCGATCACGTTTCTCTTCCTTTTAAGGTAGGATTTGCTAGAGTATATAAGATTTTTCAAAAGTACGAGATCGCAGACAGAATCGTATGGATAGGCAGCGGAAAATTAGGTTTTCCAGACAGAGCAATAGTCGCGTTTGCTATGGGCTGTGATCTCATCCACGTGGCAAGAGAGACCATGATGTCTATTGGTTGTATCCAGGCACAAAAATGTCATACAGGTCATTGCCCTGCAGGAGTAGCAACTCAAAGTAAGTGGTTACAAGCAGGTTTGGATGTAGAACAAAAAGCTAAACGTGCAGCAAACTATATCAAAGGATTCAGAAAAGAATTATTATCCGTAGCTCATGCATGTGGATATGAACATCCTCTTCAATTTACAGGGAACGATATAGAGATCGGAGCGGGTCAAAATAGATTCAGGACCCTGACCGAAGTTTTAGAATACGAAAGAACTCCTATAAAATTCAGCACTATGATGGATTATACGAGTAATATCACTGCACTCGGTTAG
- a CDS encoding AMP-dependent synthetase/ligase, producing the protein MEPLKLPFLNSQTLYWTLKTSTDSFKEHPAQFFKPDGKTYKSINFKELGDLVTRIGLGLVSIGVKKGENVGLIADSGHRWIWASMGITNIGSVDVPRGTDSTLEDLIYILNHSKAEVCFAGNSEVVRKISSSSTSFPHLKTVILFESSHHSEQRHPFKLLHLDDLISLGDRWIQEKGELEFHSRGESIQESDLATIVYTSGTTGRPKGVMLTHKNIVFNVNMSLALDDVRITPEDRTMAYLPPWHIAERLIETACVRAGASEAFTSISSLGQDLQDIKPTFLLSVPRVWESFYNKVQDKLKDASPVAKTIFKTFQSVANFYYKYKSRLFGLEFALKPRSFFGEFFHRMSGLVGTFFWFVPNILAQLLFSKIRKSLGGRLKFAISGAGALPEYIDRFFNSIGIPILEGYGMTETSGASTRRRLDKITVGTLGKCIPGVEIKILDEKGEEIHEPGVKGIAWHKGGHIMQGYYLDPEKTAETMKDGWLNSGDLLLWTSQGELKYAGRAKDTIVLLGGENLEPEPIEFALTQSELILQAMIVGHDQKTLSALLVPDWEALDKQLRDWKSRLLQEIADPNSDPDVRELFKKEIKERVSSKNGFKNFEKVSNFYLLPKKFEPGDELTMTMKVKRNVVSDKYKNQINELFR; encoded by the coding sequence ATGGAACCTCTCAAACTCCCCTTTCTAAATTCTCAGACATTATATTGGACTTTAAAGACTTCTACAGATTCTTTTAAGGAGCATCCTGCTCAATTCTTTAAACCGGATGGTAAAACTTATAAATCCATAAACTTTAAAGAGCTAGGTGATCTAGTTACAAGGATCGGTTTAGGTCTTGTATCTATTGGAGTTAAAAAAGGAGAGAATGTAGGTTTGATCGCTGATTCCGGACATCGTTGGATCTGGGCGAGTATGGGTATTACAAATATAGGAAGTGTGGATGTACCTAGAGGAACTGACTCCACTCTCGAAGATCTGATCTATATCTTAAACCATTCAAAGGCAGAAGTTTGTTTTGCAGGAAATTCAGAAGTGGTTCGTAAGATCAGTTCTTCTTCCACATCATTTCCTCATTTAAAAACAGTTATTTTATTCGAATCTTCTCATCATTCTGAACAAAGACATCCATTCAAACTTTTGCATTTAGATGATCTAATCTCTCTAGGAGACAGATGGATCCAAGAAAAAGGAGAATTAGAATTTCATTCTAGAGGTGAATCTATCCAAGAGTCTGATCTTGCTACCATCGTTTATACTTCCGGGACAACAGGTCGTCCTAAGGGAGTCATGCTCACCCATAAAAACATAGTCTTTAACGTGAATATGTCTTTGGCATTGGATGATGTTCGTATCACTCCAGAAGATAGAACAATGGCTTATCTTCCTCCTTGGCATATTGCAGAAAGATTGATTGAAACTGCGTGTGTTAGAGCAGGAGCTTCAGAAGCATTTACTTCTATTTCTAGTTTAGGACAAGATCTACAGGATATCAAACCTACTTTCCTTCTTTCTGTACCTAGGGTTTGGGAAAGTTTTTATAATAAGGTCCAAGATAAACTAAAGGATGCTTCTCCAGTTGCTAAAACTATTTTCAAAACTTTTCAATCCGTCGCAAATTTTTATTATAAATATAAAAGTAGGCTTTTCGGTTTGGAATTTGCATTAAAACCAAGATCTTTTTTTGGAGAGTTTTTCCATAGAATGAGCGGACTAGTCGGAACATTCTTCTGGTTCGTGCCGAATATTCTGGCTCAATTACTATTTTCTAAAATACGAAAAAGTCTGGGCGGAAGATTAAAATTTGCGATCTCAGGAGCTGGAGCACTTCCAGAATACATAGATAGATTTTTTAATTCTATAGGAATTCCAATCTTAGAAGGATATGGAATGACTGAAACTAGCGGAGCTTCTACTAGAAGGAGACTAGATAAAATCACAGTTGGAACTTTGGGAAAATGTATCCCTGGTGTAGAAATTAAAATTTTGGACGAGAAGGGAGAAGAAATCCACGAACCTGGAGTGAAAGGGATCGCTTGGCACAAAGGTGGTCATATCATGCAGGGGTACTATTTAGATCCTGAAAAAACTGCAGAGACAATGAAGGACGGATGGTTAAATTCAGGGGACCTTCTTCTTTGGACCTCCCAAGGAGAATTAAAATACGCAGGAAGAGCTAAGGACACAATCGTACTTTTGGGCGGAGAAAATTTGGAACCTGAGCCTATCGAGTTCGCTCTTACCCAAAGTGAGTTGATCTTGCAGGCTATGATCGTAGGACATGACCAAAAAACGTTAAGTGCACTTTTGGTCCCGGATTGGGAGGCCTTAGACAAACAATTACGAGACTGGAAATCCAGATTATTACAAGAAATTGCTGACCCAAATTCTGATCCGGATGTTAGAGAATTGTTCAAAAAAGAGATTAAAGAGAGAGTTTCTTCTAAAAACGGTTTTAAAAATTTCGAAAAAGTATCTAATTTTTACCTTCTTCCGAAAAAATTCGAGCCTGGAGACGAGTTAACCATGACTATGAAGGTGAAGAGGAACGTTGTCTCGGATAAATATAAGAACCAAATAAATGAATTATTCAGATAA
- a CDS encoding porin — translation MKARYPIFTLLLFLFSQSVNAESIKSVKKKKVRQRQTESSEKNPNSQQELQEHIFTSMGFGKGFSFETSDKQNFLNMRVRFQERAVETISQKEGEKQTEGLEFQARRARLVFAGNFLGKDWQYYVQLSFSNLDMEEDRPIPLRDASLSYTKFNNANIKVGQMKVPYNRQRFISDGLQEFVDRTVSNEELNLDRDVGVLVSSSNLFGWNCFGYSAGVFGGEGRNRSSNSSGVLTSGKLTYYPLGVFSDNGEPDLEHSAKPKLALSVAGANNQNTNRELSTHGDTYQFARFDYTNTGAEFLFQWKGFSASGEYLTRKANSPFMEKEIGNRTLTEYSRSVKGGFFQLGYLFQNNLGVALRYSEYRPWGKTDPKLTYSRERGLAVSYYLKDHNLKIQADYAYLEGGYVDSLGSHRIRAQIQVFL, via the coding sequence ATGAAAGCTCGCTATCCAATTTTCACACTTCTACTCTTTCTATTTTCCCAATCCGTAAATGCCGAATCGATCAAATCGGTTAAAAAGAAGAAGGTCCGGCAAAGACAAACGGAAAGCTCCGAAAAAAATCCAAACTCTCAGCAAGAATTACAGGAACATATTTTTACCAGTATGGGATTTGGAAAAGGGTTCTCTTTCGAAACTTCAGATAAACAAAACTTTCTAAACATGAGAGTACGTTTTCAAGAAAGAGCAGTTGAAACGATCAGCCAAAAAGAAGGAGAAAAACAAACTGAAGGCTTAGAATTCCAAGCCAGAAGAGCAAGACTTGTTTTTGCCGGAAATTTTTTAGGTAAGGATTGGCAGTATTACGTTCAATTATCATTTTCTAATTTGGATATGGAAGAAGATAGACCTATTCCCCTAAGAGATGCTTCCCTATCTTATACAAAATTTAATAACGCAAATATTAAAGTCGGGCAAATGAAAGTACCTTATAATCGCCAAAGATTTATATCTGATGGACTGCAAGAATTTGTAGATAGAACCGTTTCGAATGAAGAATTGAATCTGGATAGAGATGTCGGGGTTTTAGTCTCTTCTTCAAATTTATTTGGATGGAATTGTTTCGGATATTCAGCAGGTGTTTTTGGTGGAGAAGGAAGAAATAGGAGCTCTAACTCAAGCGGAGTATTAACTAGCGGAAAACTTACCTATTACCCGTTGGGAGTTTTTTCAGATAATGGAGAACCGGATCTGGAACATTCTGCCAAACCAAAACTTGCACTTTCAGTCGCAGGCGCAAATAACCAAAATACAAATCGTGAACTGTCTACTCATGGAGATACCTATCAATTTGCAAGATTCGATTATACGAATACTGGAGCAGAGTTCTTATTCCAATGGAAAGGTTTCTCAGCTTCCGGAGAATATCTAACTAGAAAAGCAAACTCGCCTTTTATGGAAAAAGAAATAGGGAATCGAACCCTAACAGAATATTCCAGATCAGTAAAGGGAGGATTTTTCCAATTAGGTTATCTTTTCCAAAATAATCTAGGAGTGGCACTTAGATATTCTGAATATAGACCCTGGGGAAAAACAGATCCAAAACTTACTTATTCCAGAGAAAGAGGTCTCGCAGTTTCCTATTATCTCAAAGATCATAATTTGAAAATACAGGCGGATTATGCTTATCTGGAAGGAGGATATGTGGACAGTTTGGGTTCTCATAGGATCAGAGCCCAGATACAAGTATTTTTATAA
- a CDS encoding DoxX family protein, producing the protein MPVLTQTVKNRLSTILSVFSALVFLQTLFFKFTGQDESVHIFSTLGIEPWGRIGTGSVEFFVAALLIFPPSRFVGALVGFGLMIGAVLSHLLFLGIVVDDDGGLLFAMAVSVLISCIIILNLEWDHRPPT; encoded by the coding sequence ATGCCGGTTTTGACCCAAACAGTAAAGAATCGATTATCCACGATACTTTCCGTTTTTTCGGCTCTTGTATTTTTACAGACATTATTTTTTAAATTCACAGGACAAGATGAATCAGTTCATATCTTCTCCACTCTCGGGATAGAGCCATGGGGAAGGATAGGAACTGGCTCAGTCGAATTTTTTGTAGCAGCACTTTTGATTTTCCCTCCATCCAGATTCGTAGGAGCCTTAGTAGGTTTCGGGCTGATGATCGGAGCGGTATTATCTCACCTTTTATTTTTAGGAATAGTAGTAGATGATGATGGAGGCTTATTGTTTGCAATGGCAGTGAGTGTACTTATCTCCTGCATTATTATACTGAATTTAGAGTGGGACCACAGACCTCCTACCTAG
- a CDS encoding UDP-2,3-diacylglucosamine diphosphatase, translating to MKFRKGRLYDAFFISDIHYLLNKKIKSHKHKELFQLLDHLNKKEIRFNNLYLVGDIIENWFFSADRRLQRVKGKKRFNKLFERLDRLSSGNGKKYYIVGNHDTTSYLMRLTPKVEHYLIERGWIICEKAENETLIAIHGHQGQYNKFTWMGSILVLRILHVFASALPALFKFSENFYHKHLNRQDPSTVEETLHYYQKLSKLTHQDKKVLISGHTHDFLCIPKMNIINTGDWVKSNSFVIQDGKKFSGIRMTARKEFKKEFVLHV from the coding sequence ATGAAATTTCGAAAAGGAAGACTTTACGACGCGTTTTTCATTTCTGACATCCATTATCTTTTGAATAAGAAGATCAAATCACATAAGCACAAAGAGCTTTTCCAACTACTAGACCATCTGAACAAAAAAGAAATTCGTTTCAATAATCTGTACCTTGTCGGGGATATTATCGAGAACTGGTTTTTCAGCGCGGACAGAAGATTACAAAGAGTAAAAGGCAAAAAAAGATTTAATAAACTTTTTGAACGTCTGGATAGGCTCTCTTCCGGTAACGGCAAAAAATATTATATTGTTGGGAACCACGACACTACTTCTTATCTGATGAGACTGACCCCTAAGGTAGAACATTATCTTATCGAAAGAGGTTGGATCATTTGTGAGAAGGCGGAGAATGAAACTCTGATCGCCATCCATGGTCACCAAGGCCAGTATAACAAATTTACCTGGATGGGTTCCATTCTTGTCTTAAGAATTCTTCATGTATTCGCATCCGCTCTTCCTGCATTATTCAAATTTTCAGAAAACTTCTACCATAAACATCTGAACAGACAAGATCCAAGCACTGTAGAAGAGACATTACATTATTACCAAAAACTTTCTAAACTTACCCACCAAGATAAGAAGGTTTTGATCTCAGGCCATACACACGACTTCTTATGTATCCCTAAAATGAATATTATCAATACCGGAGATTGGGTGAAGAGTAATAGTTTCGTAATCCAGGATGGCAAAAAATTTTCCGGAATTCGGATGACTGCCAGAAAAGAATTCAAAAAAGAATTCGTCTTACATGTTTGA